Proteins encoded by one window of Desulfovibrio ferrophilus:
- a CDS encoding KamA family radical SAM protein — protein MALDNQAGLDGFTKDLLQEISGGGNAPAGLVEKLTELHEAAEQGEGTAPIVRFFSALKDAKGEAGVGFEGLGFSREQLLALCSKHVEIDEHCVTVGGRVGRALEVMAQANPRVEEYLSAKTEEAPSGIELWDQILENQARIKKALNLDDATWNSFSGQLGNAINDVETLAKCIDLPADAIRDVTRITEKYRMRLTPYYASLIQPGVANDPVLLQAVPTAEMVDNVGVELPPVASDHSPARLIDQFYPRVVAVKVTNICAMYCTHCLRIAHIGKSDRTFSKKAYGEALDYIAANDRIRDVLITGGDAFMLNNENLRWLLGRLDEIDHIKIKRLGTRVPVTTPSV, from the coding sequence GTGGCGCTGGACAACCAAGCAGGCCTGGACGGTTTTACCAAGGATCTGCTGCAGGAGATTTCCGGGGGCGGTAACGCTCCGGCCGGGTTGGTCGAGAAGTTGACCGAATTGCACGAAGCGGCTGAACAAGGCGAGGGTACGGCCCCCATTGTCCGGTTCTTCAGTGCCCTGAAGGACGCCAAGGGTGAAGCCGGCGTCGGCTTCGAGGGCCTGGGCTTTTCCCGTGAGCAACTGCTTGCCCTGTGTTCCAAGCATGTAGAGATCGATGAGCATTGTGTCACCGTGGGCGGTCGTGTGGGCCGTGCATTGGAAGTAATGGCACAGGCTAATCCCCGTGTGGAAGAATATCTCTCCGCCAAAACCGAAGAGGCTCCCAGCGGTATCGAATTGTGGGATCAAATTCTGGAGAATCAGGCCCGCATCAAGAAAGCCCTGAATCTGGATGACGCCACCTGGAATTCTTTCAGTGGTCAGCTCGGCAATGCCATCAACGACGTGGAGACTCTGGCCAAGTGTATTGATCTCCCGGCTGATGCCATTCGGGACGTGACCCGCATTACCGAAAAATATCGCATGCGTTTGACCCCCTACTACGCCAGCCTGATTCAGCCCGGTGTTGCCAACGATCCGGTATTGCTGCAGGCCGTGCCCACCGCAGAGATGGTGGACAATGTGGGCGTGGAACTGCCCCCTGTGGCCTCCGACCATTCCCCCGCGCGCCTGATCGACCAATTCTATCCACGGGTCGTGGCTGTCAAGGTGACCAATATCTGCGCCATGTACTGTACGCATTGTCTGCGCATTGCTCATATCGGCAAGTCCGATCGTACCTTCTCCAAGAAGGCCTACGGCGAGGCTCTGGACTATATTGCCGCCAATGATCGAATCCGCGACGTGCTGATTACCGGTGGCGATGCCTTTATGCTGAATAACGAGAACCTGCGTTGGCTGTTGGGCCGTCTGGACGAGATTGATCACATCAAGATCAAGCGCCTCGGTACCCGTGTGCCTGTAACCACCCCCAGCGTGTGA
- a CDS encoding TAXI family TRAP transporter solute-binding subunit, with protein MRRTLSLVAVMILGLALCGFAPAPAQAKTTFVTIGTGGITGVYYPTGGAIARIVNKKKDQYGIRCTVESTGGSVFNVNAVMAGDLEFGVVQSDRQYQAINGMAEWEGKAQKKLRAVFSIHPETVTLVAAEDAGIKNIADVKGKVINIGNPGSGQRQNSIDALEAAGINFETDIKAEGIKAAEAPGLLQDGRIDAFFYTVGHPNGSMKEATAGARKVRFVSITGAGVDKLIKAKPYYAKAFVPMKNYPAAVNKEDVDTFGVKATFVTSADVPDEVVYAVTKEVFENFEDFKKLHPAYAVLTKKAMLEGLSAPIHPGAMKYYKEAGLM; from the coding sequence ATGCGGAGAACTCTCTCTCTCGTAGCGGTCATGATCCTCGGCCTGGCTCTGTGCGGCTTCGCTCCGGCGCCCGCCCAGGCCAAGACCACTTTCGTGACCATCGGAACCGGCGGCATCACTGGTGTGTATTACCCCACTGGCGGCGCCATCGCCCGTATCGTCAACAAAAAGAAAGACCAGTACGGCATTCGCTGCACCGTTGAATCCACCGGTGGCTCCGTATTCAACGTGAACGCCGTCATGGCCGGCGACCTCGAGTTCGGCGTTGTCCAGTCCGACCGCCAGTACCAGGCCATCAATGGCATGGCTGAATGGGAAGGCAAAGCTCAGAAAAAACTGCGCGCCGTATTCTCCATCCACCCCGAGACCGTGACTCTGGTCGCTGCCGAAGATGCTGGCATCAAGAACATTGCCGACGTCAAAGGCAAAGTTATCAACATCGGTAACCCCGGTTCCGGCCAGCGCCAGAACTCCATCGATGCCCTCGAAGCCGCCGGTATCAATTTCGAAACGGACATCAAGGCTGAAGGTATCAAAGCCGCTGAAGCTCCTGGCCTGTTGCAGGACGGCCGTATTGACGCATTCTTCTACACCGTTGGTCATCCCAACGGCTCCATGAAAGAAGCCACTGCTGGCGCACGCAAGGTTCGCTTCGTGTCCATCACCGGCGCTGGCGTTGACAAGCTCATCAAGGCTAAGCCTTACTACGCCAAGGCTTTTGTTCCTATGAAGAACTACCCCGCTGCTGTGAACAAGGAAGACGTGGACACCTTTGGCGTGAAGGCCACCTTCGTGACCTCCGCCGACGTGCCTGACGAAGTTGTTTACGCCGTGACCAAGGAAGTTTTCGAGAACTTCGAAGACTTCAAGAAGCTGCACCCCGCGTACGCAGTGCTGACCAAGAAGGCCATGCTTGAAGGCCTGTCCGCACCGATTCACCCCGGTGCCATGAAGTATTACAAGGAAGCTGGCCTGATGTAG
- a CDS encoding M20 family metallopeptidase, which produces MMSAPAAAKIMEWLEQREPEMLSLLERIVRINSHTPNKAGVDAVGAVMTEVMHDMDFDVEVHVQGEVGDNLVARNAAARSLAPDARQVLFCGHMDTVFPDDGSFDCFERSEKRVIGPGIVDMKGGLVVGIYALKALAETGLLEQMPVAFIFNSDEETGSYQSRDLVMDEARKSAFAMVFECAGLEGETTTGRKGKTTFKLKALGQAGHAGNLSGPKPTAILELAHKTVALEALNDPARDVSVNVGLVSGGLGPNTIAPSAEAVVECRYRNASDADGLIAAVTAMTTSPDVLGTTLEVEVIPGRPPMEQTAANRKLFDFVRETGTGLDVPVKEDFRGGVSDANYIAHVGCPVIDGMGPIGAGDHSPKEFMVIESLVQRAALTAVALERLWAEYDRGNLFG; this is translated from the coding sequence ATGATGAGTGCGCCTGCCGCGGCCAAGATCATGGAATGGCTTGAGCAGCGGGAGCCGGAGATGCTTTCGCTGCTGGAGCGTATCGTGCGCATCAATTCCCACACGCCGAACAAGGCGGGGGTGGACGCTGTGGGCGCGGTAATGACCGAGGTCATGCACGACATGGACTTTGATGTGGAAGTCCATGTCCAGGGTGAAGTGGGCGACAATCTCGTGGCCCGCAATGCGGCTGCGCGGAGTCTGGCCCCAGACGCGAGGCAGGTGCTGTTTTGTGGGCACATGGATACGGTATTTCCCGACGACGGGAGTTTTGATTGCTTCGAGCGGAGTGAGAAGCGCGTCATCGGTCCCGGTATCGTGGATATGAAAGGCGGGCTGGTCGTGGGAATTTATGCCCTGAAGGCCCTTGCCGAAACCGGTCTGTTGGAGCAGATGCCTGTGGCGTTCATCTTTAATTCAGATGAAGAGACAGGGTCCTACCAGTCTCGCGATCTGGTGATGGACGAGGCCCGCAAGAGCGCGTTTGCAATGGTTTTTGAATGCGCCGGGCTCGAGGGTGAGACCACGACAGGGCGTAAGGGGAAGACGACCTTCAAGCTCAAGGCTCTGGGGCAGGCCGGGCATGCTGGGAATTTGTCCGGGCCCAAGCCCACGGCGATTCTGGAACTGGCCCATAAGACAGTAGCCTTGGAAGCCTTGAATGATCCTGCGCGCGACGTGTCCGTGAATGTGGGGCTTGTTTCTGGTGGCCTTGGCCCGAATACCATCGCACCTAGCGCCGAAGCTGTTGTGGAGTGTCGGTATCGGAATGCCTCGGACGCCGATGGTCTGATTGCTGCCGTGACGGCCATGACCACTTCGCCCGATGTGCTAGGGACGACTCTTGAGGTCGAGGTGATCCCCGGGCGACCGCCCATGGAACAGACCGCCGCAAACCGCAAACTGTTTGACTTTGTGCGCGAAACCGGGACCGGACTGGACGTCCCCGTAAAGGAGGATTTCCGTGGCGGTGTTTCCGATGCCAATTATATCGCCCACGTGGGTTGCCCGGTCATAGACGGCATGGGACCGATCGGCGCAGGAGATCATTCACCCAAGGAATTCATGGTCATTGAGTCCCTGGTGCAGCGCGCTGCCTTGACTGCCGTGGCGCTGGAACGCCTGTGGGCGGAATATGACCGGGGAAATCTGTTCGGATGA
- a CDS encoding GNAT family N-acetyltransferase — protein MVEIRRGGPDDLKTLSMLRARMFATFYDTDPQTLAAADQDFFLSAMSRGDAAFWLAEDEARAVACGALSLYHLPPKPFSLKTPYAYLSSMWTEPEYRRQGVGRQIMELAVEFARQCGASHLSLHSTEAGRSVYSRFGFDPTNEMRLPLLIESE, from the coding sequence ATGGTCGAAATTCGCCGGGGCGGGCCCGATGATCTGAAGACTTTGTCCATGCTGCGAGCCAGGATGTTCGCCACGTTTTATGACACTGATCCTCAGACCTTGGCTGCTGCCGATCAGGACTTCTTTCTTTCTGCCATGTCGCGGGGAGATGCTGCCTTCTGGCTGGCCGAAGACGAAGCACGGGCGGTGGCCTGCGGTGCTTTGAGCTTGTATCACTTGCCCCCCAAACCGTTCTCGCTGAAGACTCCCTATGCCTACCTGTCCAGTATGTGGACGGAGCCGGAATATCGGCGGCAGGGGGTTGGACGTCAGATCATGGAACTGGCTGTGGAGTTTGCCCGGCAATGTGGTGCGTCACACCTGTCGCTGCATAGCACCGAGGCAGGCCGGTCAGTATACAGCCGTTTTGGTTTTGATCCCACCAATGAGATGCGATTGCCTCTTTTGATTGAATCCGAATAA
- a CDS encoding PAS domain S-box protein, with product MKTPLQVLFVYGSLDRAEILVAELRRGGYQPEYVCAGDRNDLGSVIGWPWDVIISDTVMSGITLRDVQASLAMRKSPPPLIVVTGSPAMECAVEAMRQGAFDYLPWDGRSRLNEVVNSALEYSSRVQHQAREHKFLRFTQFSIEQAAEAVFWIDSLGRFFYVNDAAGRMLGYAPRELRIMSLFDIDHALKRSDWPEVWERLRREQSFVAESQLLASGGRLIPVEVVFNMLVLDGEEYTTAYVRDITKRIRVQNALSSEENRYRSLFHNSPISLWEEDLSDVKAFFDELRERGVEDFHEHFGANVEDLLECVRRVKIIDVNQATLDMLDAQSKDELFGGLDKVFTEDSLRVARDEFALLANGGHRYAGELDHMTLTGRIIRVAVHFNVAPEDRKTLGRVVVSLIDISERRHMERELERARDELEQRVDERTLELGESNRQLKKEISDREQVELQLRDSERRHRMIIDTMPVLIHAHDQNGDFVFWNRESERVLGYSAQDVVNTPNFKSKLYPDPEYRAQVVRMHGTPFVDMETDVVTASGEVRTIKWSTVQYASPEPGWESWETGIDVTRAKKSEMRIHTLTHELMRAQESERQRIALDLHDNVAQNLSSLKISSETLFDGVSGVSSELRKRAGELSRNLQGCIAAVRNLSYDLRPSGLDQLGLVKSLDQFCRELSGGREMEIVLSSAGMDNLEPDSDIEINLYRLAQEALRNAARHSGAQTVLVKLVASSPHILMRVEDDGNGFDIPKRKTEAVDERRMGLQSMEERAKLLDGEFSITSVPGKGTRIFVKVPYKEKRRG from the coding sequence ATGAAGACACCACTACAGGTCTTGTTCGTTTACGGGTCGTTGGACCGGGCCGAGATTCTCGTCGCTGAGCTGCGCAGAGGTGGCTATCAACCCGAATACGTGTGCGCGGGTGATAGAAACGACCTGGGGTCAGTGATCGGTTGGCCGTGGGATGTGATCATCTCGGATACGGTCATGTCCGGTATTACGTTGCGCGACGTGCAGGCCAGCCTGGCAATGCGCAAGTCTCCTCCTCCGCTGATTGTTGTGACCGGAAGTCCCGCCATGGAGTGCGCCGTGGAGGCCATGCGCCAGGGTGCATTCGATTATTTGCCTTGGGATGGACGGTCCCGCCTGAACGAGGTTGTGAATTCCGCTCTGGAGTATTCCAGTCGAGTGCAGCACCAGGCGCGTGAACACAAATTCCTTCGATTTACCCAGTTTTCCATCGAGCAGGCTGCCGAGGCGGTGTTCTGGATCGATTCTCTGGGGCGGTTTTTCTATGTGAACGACGCTGCCGGGAGGATGCTGGGGTACGCACCACGAGAACTCAGGATCATGAGCCTGTTCGATATCGATCATGCGCTCAAACGTAGTGACTGGCCCGAGGTGTGGGAACGCCTTCGGCGCGAGCAGTCCTTTGTGGCCGAGTCCCAGTTGTTGGCCAGCGGCGGAAGATTGATTCCCGTCGAAGTAGTCTTCAACATGCTGGTGCTCGACGGAGAGGAATACACGACTGCCTATGTGCGTGACATCACCAAACGCATTCGTGTGCAGAATGCACTGTCCAGCGAGGAAAACCGTTATCGCAGCCTATTTCATAATAGCCCGATTTCATTGTGGGAGGAGGACCTTTCAGACGTAAAGGCCTTCTTTGACGAACTGCGTGAGCGTGGCGTTGAGGACTTTCATGAACACTTCGGCGCGAACGTGGAGGATTTGTTGGAGTGCGTGCGTCGGGTGAAAATCATCGACGTCAATCAGGCGACTTTGGACATGCTGGATGCGCAGAGCAAGGACGAGCTGTTCGGTGGCCTGGACAAAGTGTTTACCGAGGATTCATTGCGGGTGGCGCGTGACGAGTTTGCATTGCTTGCCAATGGCGGACATAGGTACGCTGGCGAATTGGACCACATGACCCTTACGGGGCGCATAATCCGAGTGGCTGTCCATTTCAACGTGGCCCCTGAAGACCGCAAGACCTTGGGCCGGGTTGTGGTGTCACTGATCGATATTTCAGAGCGCAGGCATATGGAGCGCGAATTGGAGCGTGCTCGGGATGAACTTGAGCAACGTGTCGATGAGCGGACGCTGGAACTTGGCGAATCCAACAGGCAGCTGAAAAAGGAGATTTCAGATCGCGAACAGGTTGAACTGCAACTCCGGGACAGCGAACGGCGCCACAGGATGATTATCGACACCATGCCGGTCTTGATTCATGCCCATGATCAGAACGGGGATTTCGTGTTCTGGAACAGAGAGAGCGAACGAGTGCTGGGATATTCGGCGCAGGACGTTGTCAATACACCGAATTTTAAGAGTAAACTATATCCTGATCCGGAATACAGAGCTCAGGTTGTTCGAATGCACGGTACACCCTTTGTTGATATGGAGACGGATGTCGTGACAGCCTCGGGCGAGGTGCGCACCATCAAATGGTCCACCGTCCAATACGCATCGCCTGAACCGGGGTGGGAATCCTGGGAGACGGGCATTGATGTGACCAGGGCCAAGAAATCCGAGATGCGTATCCACACGCTGACTCATGAGTTGATGCGCGCCCAGGAGAGCGAACGGCAACGTATCGCTCTAGACCTGCACGATAATGTGGCACAGAATCTGTCTTCATTGAAGATTTCGTCTGAGACTCTTTTTGATGGGGTCAGTGGGGTTTCCTCCGAATTGCGCAAGCGGGCCGGTGAGTTATCCCGCAACCTGCAGGGCTGTATTGCGGCGGTACGCAATCTCTCCTACGATTTGCGTCCCTCCGGGCTGGACCAGCTTGGGCTTGTGAAATCATTGGATCAGTTCTGCCGGGAGCTTTCCGGTGGCAGAGAGATGGAAATTGTTCTAAGTTCAGCCGGAATGGACAACCTTGAGCCGGACTCCGATATCGAGATTAATTTGTACCGGTTGGCTCAGGAGGCACTTCGCAATGCTGCCCGGCATTCTGGAGCCCAGACGGTTCTGGTCAAACTCGTGGCGTCCTCCCCGCATATTTTGATGCGTGTGGAGGACGACGGGAATGGATTTGATATCCCCAAGCGCAAGACCGAAGCCGTTGATGAGCGGCGCATGGGGTTGCAGAGCATGGAAGAACGAGCGAAACTTCTGGATGGGGAGTTCTCCATCACATCTGTTCCCGGTAAGGGGACGAGAATTTTTGTAAAAGTGCCGTACAAGGAGAAGAGGCGTGGATAA